The following proteins are co-located in the Terriglobales bacterium genome:
- the gap gene encoding type I glyceraldehyde-3-phosphate dehydrogenase gives MAIKVGINGFGRIGRNILRASLGESNLEFVAVNDLTDPKTLAHLLKYDSVLGNLSHQVIAEQDSIKVDNRSVRVFSEKDPAKINWESVGAQVVVESTGRFTNAEDARKHLRGPVKKVIISAPAKNEDITIVLGVNENKYEAARHNIISNASCTTNCLAPVAKVVNDEFKIVSGTMTTIHSYTNDQVILDFPHKDLRRARAAAINMIPTTTGAAKAVYLVIPELKGKLDGFAMRVPTPNVSVVDLVCFVEKKTTAEEVNAAMKKASESGPLKGYLGYEPEELVSSDFKHDSRSSILDAPLTRVVAGNCVKVISWYDNEWGYSCRVRDLINFIGKKGL, from the coding sequence ATGGCAATTAAAGTCGGCATCAACGGTTTCGGCCGCATCGGTCGCAATATTCTTCGCGCTTCACTCGGCGAATCCAATCTCGAGTTTGTCGCCGTCAACGATCTCACTGATCCCAAAACGCTCGCCCACCTGCTCAAGTACGACTCCGTTCTCGGCAACCTTTCGCACCAGGTCATCGCCGAGCAGGATTCCATCAAGGTCGACAACCGCAGCGTCCGCGTTTTCTCCGAGAAAGACCCGGCCAAGATCAATTGGGAATCCGTGGGCGCCCAGGTCGTGGTCGAATCCACCGGCCGCTTCACCAATGCGGAAGACGCGCGCAAGCACCTGCGCGGCCCGGTCAAGAAAGTCATCATCTCCGCCCCCGCCAAGAACGAGGACATCACCATCGTGCTGGGCGTGAACGAGAACAAGTACGAGGCCGCCAGGCACAACATCATCTCCAATGCTTCCTGCACTACCAATTGCCTCGCGCCTGTCGCCAAGGTCGTGAACGACGAATTCAAGATCGTCAGTGGCACCATGACCACCATCCACTCCTACACCAACGACCAGGTCATCCTCGACTTTCCGCACAAGGACTTGCGGCGTGCGCGCGCGGCGGCCATCAACATGATCCCGACCACCACCGGCGCGGCCAAGGCCGTTTACCTGGTCATCCCAGAGCTCAAGGGCAAACTCGACGGCTTTGCCATGCGCGTGCCCACCCCCAACGTTTCGGTCGTCGACCTGGTCTGCTTCGTGGAGAAAAAGACCACCGCCGAGGAGGTCAACGCGGCCATGAAGAAGGCTTCCGAGTCCGGCCCGCTGAAGGGCTATCTCGGCTACGAACCGGAGGAACTGGTCTCCTCCGATTTCAAGCACGACAGCCGCTCCTCCATTCTCGACGCGCCGCTCACCCGCGTTGTGGCCGGCAATTGCGTCAAGGTGATCTCCTGGTACGACAACGAGTGGGGCTACTCCTGCCGGGTTCGCGACCTGATTAACTTTATCGGCAAGAAAGGCCTGTAG